The Stigmatella aurantiaca DW4/3-1 genome contains the following window.
AGCGGGCAGGCTTCTGGCTTGCCCCCTTGCTCCGGGCCAAGAGAGTCGTAGCGGTGGCCGGGCCTTCTCCGCACAATGAGGAGGATGACGCCCGAGCGAGACATGACCCTGGCTTCCGCGCCCGCCTCCGTGTCGACGGCGGAGGGCGAGCCCCGGTTCGGCACCTACGTGGGGGAACTGCGCGAGGTGGACCTGGGGCGCCTCCAGGGCCGATGGGCTCCCTCGGTGGCCTCGAAGCTGTTCAAGCGCAAGCGCTGGAACTACCTGTTCGCCGCCACGCAGGAGGTGGCCGCGCTCTTCGCGGTGGCGGACCTGGGCTACAGCGCGAACGCCTTCGCGGTGGCCGTGGACCTGAAGGAGAAGCGCCCGCTGTGTGACGTGAGCTTCCTGGGCCTCCCGGTTGCCCTGGCCACGGTGGGGGACAGGCCGGGCGCGGGGCTGGCCGTCGCGTTTCGCACGCTGGGAGGCCGCATGTCGGCCCGGCGTGGGGAGGACGACGAGCGCTATCAGGTAGAGGTGGACGTTCGCCGCGGGAGGACCGGCAGCCGCCATCCCTTTCGCTGGAAGGGCGAGTTGCAGGTGGCGGGAGGCCCGCCGGCGCTCACGGTGATTGCGCCCGTGAAGGACGACGGGCGGGTGAACGTGACGCAGAAGCGCGGCGGCCTGCTGGCGCTGGGCAGCCTGGAGGCGGGGGGCAAACACTTCCGGCTGGACGGCGGGGTGGGCGGGCTGGATTACACGCACGGCTACCTGGCGCGGCACACCGCGTGGCGCTGGGCCTATGGCGCGGGCCGCCTGGAGGACGGGACGCCCGTGGGCCTCAACTTCGTGGAGGGCTTCAACGAGGACCCGCGGTCTAACGAGAACGCGTTCTGGGTGGGGGACAAGCTCTATTCGATGGCGCGTGCGCGCTTCGCGTATGACCGGAAAGACCTGCTGGAGCCGTGGCGGGTGACGACGGAGGATGGCGCGGTGGATCTG
Protein-coding sequences here:
- a CDS encoding DUF2804 domain-containing protein, producing the protein MTPERDMTLASAPASVSTAEGEPRFGTYVGELREVDLGRLQGRWAPSVASKLFKRKRWNYLFAATQEVAALFAVADLGYSANAFAVAVDLKEKRPLCDVSFLGLPVALATVGDRPGAGLAVAFRTLGGRMSARRGEDDERYQVEVDVRRGRTGSRHPFRWKGELQVAGGPPALTVIAPVKDDGRVNVTQKRGGLLALGSLEAGGKHFRLDGGVGGLDYTHGYLARHTAWRWAYGAGRLEDGTPVGLNFVEGFNEDPRSNENAFWVGDKLYSMARARFAYDRKDLLEPWRVTTEDGAVDLRFKPIYIHREEISLRWVVSRFAQPVGLFEGTVRAGGRTYTLSSLPGVTEDQDMLW